The region GGTTCGAAAGATCCGAACGCGAACGGTTCCGTAAAGCCGGATGACGCTGTCCTTTTGAACAAAGCCACCTTGGCCAAATGGCCGGTCAACTAACCCCATGATTTCCGCACTCTTCACCCTCGCCCTCACCCAGCAGGACATCAGCGTCAAGCGCTCAGCCGACATCGACCAGCGAACCATTGCCCCCCAAGCCGGCGACGAAGTCGGCGTTTTGGAGACGACCAAAGGGAAAATCGTCGTGATGTTTTTCCCGAGCGTGGCCCCCAAACACGTCGATAACTTCATCAAGCTCAGCAAACAGGGGTTTTATGACGGCACCCGTTTCCACCGGTGCATACCGGGCTTTATGGTCCAAGGCGGCGACCCCAACAGCAGAAGGATGGAGGCCTCGGATATGTGGGGCACCGGCGGGCCGTTGGATAGCCAAGGTAACCGGCAGACTGTCAACGCCGAGTTCAGCGACCTCAAACACCTGCGCGGGGTGCTGAGCATGGCCCGTTCCAGCGACCCGAATTCAGCGGGGAGCCAATTCTTCATCATGGTCGCCGATTACCCATCTCTGGATGGGAAATATTCGGCTTTTGGCAAAGTCGTCCAAGGCATGGATGTCGTCGATGAAATCGTGAAGACCGGATCTGCCGACCGTTCCGCCAATGGCAAGGTTGCCCCTAAAGACGCCGTTGAAATCACCAAAGCCACCGTTGTCAAGTGGCCCCTGCAATAAAAGAATGAGCCAACTCTCTCCAACCGCTGCCCCGGGGGCCACCGTCCCGGCCGACGGCGATCCGATCGCTGTCATCCAAACCAACCACGGACGCATCGTCCTCCGGTTTTTCCCGGAAGTCGCCCCGAACCATGTGGCCAACTTCATCGAACTGGCCGAATCGGGCTATTACGATGGCATTCGGTTCCACCGGGTTATTCCTGGTTTCATGATCCAAGGTGGCGACCCCCATTCCCGCGACGAACCTCGCCATATGCATGGCAGCGGCGGCCCGGGGTACAGCATCGCGGCCGAGTTCAACGAAATCCCCCACACCCCGGGCATTTTGAGCGCCGCAAGGACGAGCGACCCCAATTCCGCGGGCTCCCAGTTCTTTCTTATGCACCGCACAGCGCCCCATTTGGACCGGCAATATTCCGTCTATGGCCAAGTGATAGAAGGCATGGATGTCGTGGAAATGATTGTCAACCTCCCCAAAGACCACAACGACAATCCGCTGGAAGAAAACCCGGCGATTATGGAAAAGGTCACAATTTCCACTTGGCCTCTGGAGGGCTGAACCTTCCGGGGCCATAGGCCAAAATAGCCTCGGGAGAACTGTGGAATCGATCGCCAAAACTGCGATTTCTTATGCCCCAATCGTGTTTGGGGCAATCGTCGTCTTGGTCATCGTCGCCCAATACCTTAATGAGAAATCCAAGAGCGAGCGGTTCTTCCGGCTGGCCCAGAGCTTGGGGCTCTCCTATGTCCCCAGTCTCGAAGGAGGCACTGGCGGACTGTTTGAAACCCTGTTCAACCAGTATTCGGCGACCACCTCTTTCGTCGCCAAATATGAAGGCTTTGCCCCCATGGGCCGGCCGCGCGACCGTGTTCGGCACATCTTTTCCGGCCACAAAGGAGAGATGGGGGTCGAGGTGTTCCAATACCAATACACCACGAGCAGCGGCAAAAACTCCTCGACCCACTACTATTCGGTGGCCAGTGCCACGTTCGGATCCGCGCTCCCGGCGATGAGTGTGTCTCCAGAGGGGTTCGCCGACCGGTTCATCAAGTTTTTCGGGGGCCAAGACATCCAGTTCGAATCCAACGAATTCAATGAACGGTTCGTGGTCACCGGTGCCGATGAGCAGGCCGTTCACGCTATCCTCCACCCCCAGATGATGCAATGGATCATGGATCGCAAGCCGCCATCGTTACAGACCGGGCTCAACCGGGTGGTTCTCCACCAAAGCGGCAAGTTGTCCGACGGGTTCTTGACCGACAGCTTGGCCATCATGGCCGAGTTTTGGAGCCTCGTGCCGCCATACGTCAAAGAGGAAGGGGCTTGATGCAGAACGCCATTTTTTTGCTTCTCGGGTCGGTGGCTGTTTTTGTCGCCTGGTTCCTGGCGACGTTCAACCGGGGGGTGCGGCTCCGCCAGAACATAGTGGAAAGCCGGGCCAACATCGATGTCCAACTCAAGCGTCGGCATGACCTCGTGCCAAACCTGGTCGCGGTCTGCAAAGGGTATGCCAGCCACGAGCAAGCCGTCTTTGAATCGATTTCAGCTGCCCGAGCCAATGCCATTGAGAGCCTGGCCCACCACGAAACCGGCTACGAGACGGAAGCGCAGCTCGTCTCGGCGATGAACCGGCTGGTTGCACTGGTTGAAGCGTATCCACAGATCAAAGCCGACTCCCAATTCCTCGCGCTTCAAAAAGAATTGGTCAATACCGAAGACCGCATCGCCGCCGCTCGGCGGTTTTACAATGCGAATTGCCGGGGGTGGAACGTGCTCCGCGAGTCGTTCCCCAGTTCCCTCGTGGTCAAAGGGCCAGAAGCTTTTTACTACGAGGTCGAAGGCGTGGACTTGGTGCCGGTCATCGACCTGAACCGTTCCTGAACCCGCCGGTAGACTCGGTTACCCATGGAAGCCAAACGCGTCCAAGAGACCAAGCTCCGCATGGCGCAGGTGATGACCCCCAACGACGCCAACTTCCTTGGCAAAGTGTTCGGCGGTTCCATCCTCGCCCTCATCGACCTCACCGCCAGTGCCGTGAGCTCCAAATTTGCCGGACGGGTCTGCGTGACAGCCGCCTTTGAGCGGGTGGACTTTTTGGCCCCGGTGGAAATCGGAGAGCTTTTGGAACTCGACGGATACGTCTCTTATGTTGGCCGGACTTCGGTGGAAGTCACGATTGACGTCCATGCCACCCATTTGCGGACCGACACGACCCGCCACGTGAACACGGCCCGGGTCACGATGGTCGCGGTGGAAGATGGGCGGCCCGTCGCCGTCCCCCGGTTGATCTGCGAAACCCGCGAAGAGAAGCTCCGATTCTTAGAAGGCCGGCTGAGGCGGGAACTCCGATCAGAGCGGTCACGCCAGATGACCGGGCTGCTCGAAAAGCTCTCTGGCCTGGATGACACCCAAGTCGAATCCCTTTACGCCAACGACGCGCCGCTCGAACTGCAACTCATCTGATTGACAATCTGAGGAGCGTCCAGGAGAGCAGGTCAACCTTTGCCGAAAAAGGATTCAAAAACCGCTGTCGCCTCTTCCCCGGCGTTTTCTGATTTCACGAGGCGGCCGTTGCGATCCGCTAACCCGGCAGATTGCAACATCCTCGCCCATTCGATCGGTTTTGCAGTCTCCACCCAGTCGGTGTAACTGGGGGGAATCATTTCATGCCGGGAATCCATGGCGATGGAATAGTAAATCCAAAAGCTGTCTTCGGCATAGCCCTTGCCATCCTGGCAATCGGCATAAATGCGGCGGATCATGTCGTCGATAGATTTTTGGCCTTTCGTCGCTGACCTGATCGATATATCTAACAAAAAGCCGACTAATTTGCCTTTAGTGTAGTAACTGACGCCGCCAAAGCCCTGGCTCCCGCTGTTGTCCCAAACCTTGAGGCTCGCCTCTTGGGCGCTGATCTGCGAGTAGGCGGCATTCCGGGATACCGATTGGTATTTGCGGTTCATTTCGTTCAAGAACCCGTCCTTGTCCAGCAGTCCAGCCCGGAGTTGCAACAGGTCGGCAAAGTAGTCCGTCACCCCTTCCAGCCACCAAAGGGTTTTGAGCCGGGGCGCGCGCAACGGGTCGATGGGGCGCAGCTGGGCGGGCCGGATGGCTTTGACGTTCAGAGAGTGAAAGTACTCGTGGAAGATGATGCCGGCCGCCTGCTTGGGATCCCGGCTCCACATGCCGATCCGGCAACTGGTCCCATGCTCCAATCCGGCCGGGAAACTGGCCCACAACCCAAAAAAGGTGTATTCCTTGTAAGGGAGTTCACCGATCAACAGGTGGGTTTGTTCAACCGCCGATTTGGCCACAGCGGCAAAAGCTGCCACATCCACGCCAGACGTGTTGCCAACGGCCACAAAAGTGTGCTTCCGGTTGTCCACCATGAATTCGGATCGTTTGATTTCGGGCGCGAATAAAAACGGCGAATCGCCCAACGTCTCATGGTCTTTGGCCTGCATCGATAAGATGCCGCCTCTATTGGAGCTTGGGATCGAACCTTGGAAATCCCACCCTACGGGTCCGCTCACAGTCAGCTCGACCGGCTTTTGGAGGTTGCCATCCGCAAAGCCGATTACGCCAGCCGGGTTGACAAAAACCAAGTTCGGGGAGATTAGCAGGTTGTCGCTGAAATTGCCTTTGCTTTGGCGGACGGTATAGCGGACAGTGTCCCACTTCCCTTCAGCGACGAATCCGTTTGCCCCGTCGCGGCCGGAAAGTTTGACGGGTTCTCCCTCTTTGGAGAATTCGATTGCGGTGACGGTGTTGCCAAAATCCCACACCTGGTAGTCGCCGGGAATCCAGGCGCTCATCCAAAACTTGGTGGCGGTCTGGCCGTCGGGCAGGCGCATTTCGACTTTGGCGACCCCTGCTTCTTGGTCGAACGTCATGGCATACCGCACATCGTTCGGTTCCGCCCACCCCAGCGCGGCGGTTGCCGCCAATGCCATTCCAATCAGCCATTTCGCCATTTTTCCAACACCTCTCTTTCTTGTTCGACGGTCAACCCGGCCTTGAGGGGTCGGCCCCTGCCGGTTTCTTGCATCCACGCCCAAGTGTCGCGGATGGATTCGATGACCGGACGCTCCGTCAACCCGTTCGACACGGCCGCCGAGACGTCGCCGGTCGCTGCGCCTTCTGGCAACAGCCCCGGGAGCTCCGCCCACCTGCGCACCCCCAGATCGACAAGGTGTTCAAGGGGGATTTCAACCGGGTTGAGTTGAACCCCGATCTCCTGGGCAAAATCGAAGATTGCCGAGCGGAGGTCGCCAAATGTGGCGGCGCGCCGATCCACATTGTAAATCCCCGTGATCCCCTTTTCGATGCAATTGCCCAGGAATCTGGCAAAGTCTCGGACGTCGAGGCAGGTGATCGCTAGGTGATCTGCATCTTGCGGAATGACCATATCGCCCCCCTCGCTGGCGCGCAAAGGCCAATAGGCGAACCGGTCGGTGTGGTCGTTGGGGCCGACGATCACTCCCGGCCTCAATATCGTCGCTTTGTCGCCCCAGCGCTCCTGCACAAGCCGTTCGCAGATGACCTTGTACGGGCCATAGGTTTCATTGGTGAGTTCGCCCGTGTCCTCCTTGAGTTCAAGGAGCTTGGCCGACTCGGGCAACCGCTGGCCATCGCCTTGGTCGTAGACGCTGATTGTGCTGATGTAAATGAAGTGCCGCACCGAGTCGTTCAGGGCTTCGTTCAGCCTTTGGGTCTGGTGGGGGAAGTAGGAATTCACGTCCACGACGGCATCCCATTCCCGGTTGGCAATCAAATCGAGCGGATTGTTCCGGTCACCGACGAGTGATTCCACCCCGGGGAAAAGTCCGGGGTTGGTTTTGCCCCGGTTGAAGTGGGTGACTTGGTGCCCAGCGGCCAGAAGGGTTTCGGTGAACGCGCGCCCCACGAACTGGGTGCCGCCCATCATGAGGATGCGCATCCCCTTACATTACCGGCTAAGGGTTGGCGACGAACGGCCCGCCCCGGCAAGCCTTGAGAAAGTTGAGCCCGTAAACCTGCCCCGTCATCTCCAAGTCGTCTCGGTACACGGGGTCGTGCCATCCTTCGATGTCGATGCACCCTTCCCAACCGGCCTGCCGCAGAATGGAGATCACGTCGTGCCAGTTGGTGTCCCCAAAACCGGGAGTGCGGTGGAAGACCACGTATTCGCCGCACCGGATTCCTTCGGATCTAATTTTTGCCCAGTCGATGGTGGCGTCCTTGCCGTGAATGTGAACGACTTTGCCAACCCACTTCCTCAGTTGGGGCAGGGGGTCGATCAGGCTGACCATTTGGTGGCAAGGCTCCCATTCCAGCCCGATGTGTGCGCTGTCCACGGTGTTGAACATCATTTCCCAGGCCCGAGGTGCGTGAGCAATGTTCCAGGCCGGCTTATCCCAAGTTCCCCCCATGTCGCAGTTTTCAAACCCGATCTTGACGTTGTGGTCTTCGGCCATTTTTGTAAGGGGACCGAAGACTTCGCCAAACCGGGCCATGGTGTCGCCGACGGCGGTGTCGGGCAGGCACCCGGTGAAACCGCAGACCGTTGTGGCACCCCACGCAGCCGCCGAGCGGATCAAAACCTCCCACGCTTCACGGGTCGCCTCTTCGGTCATCGGGTTGCCATAAATGCCGATGCTGTCGATAACCGCTCGTCCATCGAGCATGTCCAAGGTGCTTTTGGCCAATTCGGCCTGGCCCTCAACGGTGTCGGCCCCTTCTGGAAGCTTGGCCCAGTTCGTCAGTTCAAAGCTCTCAAAACCATGGCCGACAATTTGCGAGAGGTATTCCCTGCACCCCTCCATTTTTGCCAGCGTCCCAATGCGGATATCCCGATGCCCCGTGCGATCCATGACGATCCAGGTTTACCAGAATCCGCCGGGGAACCCTGGGGGATTTCTGCCTTAACCCGGTCGGGCTGGGGCCGCCATCGGCGGAGGGCTAACCGCTTCGGCCACCCACCGCAAGACGATCTGAGCAAGCACCGCCAGGAAGAGGCAGTAAAAAACGGCCGGGAAATAGTGGTAATGAGCAAAGAACTTGAGCCAGGCCATTGGGAGGAAGGCGACAAACCCCATGAGCAACAGACCGATGGCCAGCCACCGCCTCCGGTCGTGCCAGATCCCGGCCACCGATGCGATATTTCCGGCCACAAGCGCCCCGTAGAGCCAAGGTGCTGCCGTCAGAAGGGAAAAGAGCCCAGTTTCGAGCGTGATTTGGAGCTGCGGCAGTACCGTCAAGCCCGGCACCAGATAGTTCCCCAAATCAAGGAAAACCCCGGGGCCATCCCGGAATTGCTGCGCCTGATACCCGCTGACCTGGCTGGGCACAACTTGATGCCGCAACACCAAGTAGCCGACCAAGACGGCCCAAAACAAGACAGGACACACCCAGTGAACCCGGCGCCCCTGCAAGGCGAACATGACAGCCACGCCGGTCAGCAATCCGGGCAGCACGACGGCTTGCTCATAGGAGCCCAAGGCCAGGGCAAGGGCCAAGGCGGAAACAACCACCCAAATCCAGGGCATCTTCCCGGGCTGGGCGGCGACCGTCCCCTTCGTCGCCGGCAGATCCATCGGTGTCGGCGGAGAGGGTTTTTGCCCGGCTGTCAACCGCTCATATCGGGCATAGGCGGCGACGCTGGCCAAGGCAAAAATCGCCATCACGCTGGCTGTCCTCCCCGGGAGCCACCCCGTGATCCGGCTGGCAAAACCCAATGGGCCCGGAACAAGAGAGGCCAAAAAGACACAGCCTAAAAAACCCAGCGCCACCGGAACCACCTTGAGTTTCCAAGGACCCCGAGCGAATCCGGCCAGGCACACCCAAGCCAAAATCCAGAACAAACCGAATGCGGCGGCCACCCATTCCAGCCGAACGTGGGCGAGCCCAAAGGCCAAAGTGGCCAAGCCGACGGTCGGAGCATGGTCGGTCAATTCCCGACCTACCCAAAAAGCAACCCAAATGCAAACACTGGCAACGGCGGCGTTGGTGAGGCCAAAACCCGAACCGTTCATACCCCACCGCCAAAGGTCGAACTCAAAAGCGAGCGTGGAAACCGGCCGATAGAAGTGGTTGAACAGCGGCCAGTCCCCGGCAAACCAACTCAACGGGTTGTGGCGGGCTTGGATGTTGGCCAGCAAGACCTTGGTGTC is a window of Armatimonadota bacterium DNA encoding:
- a CDS encoding DUF3137 domain-containing protein produces the protein MESIAKTAISYAPIVFGAIVVLVIVAQYLNEKSKSERFFRLAQSLGLSYVPSLEGGTGGLFETLFNQYSATTSFVAKYEGFAPMGRPRDRVRHIFSGHKGEMGVEVFQYQYTTSSGKNSSTHYYSVASATFGSALPAMSVSPEGFADRFIKFFGGQDIQFESNEFNERFVVTGADEQAVHAILHPQMMQWIMDRKPPSLQTGLNRVVLHQSGKLSDGFLTDSLAIMAEFWSLVPPYVKEEGA
- a CDS encoding acyl-CoA thioesterase, whose translation is MEAKRVQETKLRMAQVMTPNDANFLGKVFGGSILALIDLTASAVSSKFAGRVCVTAAFERVDFLAPVEIGELLELDGYVSYVGRTSVEVTIDVHATHLRTDTTRHVNTARVTMVAVEDGRPVAVPRLICETREEKLRFLEGRLRRELRSERSRQMTGLLEKLSGLDDTQVESLYANDAPLELQLI
- a CDS encoding peptidylprolyl isomerase, whose product is MSQLSPTAAPGATVPADGDPIAVIQTNHGRIVLRFFPEVAPNHVANFIELAESGYYDGIRFHRVIPGFMIQGGDPHSRDEPRHMHGSGGPGYSIAAEFNEIPHTPGILSAARTSDPNSAGSQFFLMHRTAPHLDRQYSVYGQVIEGMDVVEMIVNLPKDHNDNPLEENPAIMEKVTISTWPLEG
- a CDS encoding sugar phosphate isomerase/epimerase yields the protein MDRTGHRDIRIGTLAKMEGCREYLSQIVGHGFESFELTNWAKLPEGADTVEGQAELAKSTLDMLDGRAVIDSIGIYGNPMTEEATREAWEVLIRSAAAWGATTVCGFTGCLPDTAVGDTMARFGEVFGPLTKMAEDHNVKIGFENCDMGGTWDKPAWNIAHAPRAWEMMFNTVDSAHIGLEWEPCHQMVSLIDPLPQLRKWVGKVVHIHGKDATIDWAKIRSEGIRCGEYVVFHRTPGFGDTNWHDVISILRQAGWEGCIDIEGWHDPVYRDDLEMTGQVYGLNFLKACRGGPFVANP
- a CDS encoding LemA family protein, yielding MQNAIFLLLGSVAVFVAWFLATFNRGVRLRQNIVESRANIDVQLKRRHDLVPNLVAVCKGYASHEQAVFESISAARANAIESLAHHETGYETEAQLVSAMNRLVALVEAYPQIKADSQFLALQKELVNTEDRIAAARRFYNANCRGWNVLRESFPSSLVVKGPEAFYYEVEGVDLVPVIDLNRS
- a CDS encoding peptidylprolyl isomerase, with translation MISALFTLALTQQDISVKRSADIDQRTIAPQAGDEVGVLETTKGKIVVMFFPSVAPKHVDNFIKLSKQGFYDGTRFHRCIPGFMVQGGDPNSRRMEASDMWGTGGPLDSQGNRQTVNAEFSDLKHLRGVLSMARSSDPNSAGSQFFIMVADYPSLDGKYSAFGKVVQGMDVVDEIVKTGSADRSANGKVAPKDAVEITKATVVKWPLQ
- a CDS encoding NAD-dependent epimerase/dehydratase family protein; translated protein: MRILMMGGTQFVGRAFTETLLAAGHQVTHFNRGKTNPGLFPGVESLVGDRNNPLDLIANREWDAVVDVNSYFPHQTQRLNEALNDSVRHFIYISTISVYDQGDGQRLPESAKLLELKEDTGELTNETYGPYKVICERLVQERWGDKATILRPGVIVGPNDHTDRFAYWPLRASEGGDMVIPQDADHLAITCLDVRDFARFLGNCIEKGITGIYNVDRRAATFGDLRSAIFDFAQEIGVQLNPVEIPLEHLVDLGVRRWAELPGLLPEGAATGDVSAAVSNGLTERPVIESIRDTWAWMQETGRGRPLKAGLTVEQEREVLEKWRNG